A region from the Marinitoga litoralis genome encodes:
- a CDS encoding regulatory protein RecX yields the protein MKKKIDPFDESAAQRSALNLLKFRPRSEYELKQRLLEKGFAEETINNVILKLKEFKMVDDALFAYLYAYDKMTYNKKGPKLIRLELINKFHIDEDLVYKGIEKALEEVDLKEIIREIIKKKENYNEKRKIKEYLYKKGFDSYIIEEVLNEVGGE from the coding sequence ATCCCTTTGATGAAAGCGCTGCGCAGAGGAGCGCTTTGAATCTTTTGAAATTTAGACCTCGTTCAGAATATGAATTAAAACAAAGACTTTTAGAGAAGGGGTTTGCCGAAGAAACTATTAATAATGTAATTTTAAAATTAAAAGAGTTTAAAATGGTAGATGACGCCTTATTTGCTTATTTGTATGCATATGATAAAATGACATATAATAAGAAGGGACCAAAATTAATAAGATTAGAATTAATTAACAAATTTCACATTGATGAAGATTTAGTATATAAAGGAATAGAAAAGGCATTAGAAGAAGTGGATTTAAAAGAAATAATTCGTGAAATAATTAAGAAGAAAGAAAATTATAATGAAAAGAGAAAAATAAAAGAGTATTTGTACAAAAAAGGATTTGATAGTTATATTATTGAAGAAGTTTTAAATGAAGTTGGAGGTGAATAA